One window of Chryseobacterium indologenes genomic DNA carries:
- a CDS encoding GIY-YIG nuclease family protein: protein MKQYFVYILKCSDDSYYTGVTNDIELRFSQHQSGKFPESYTYKRRPVELVFFYTFNDILQAIAFEKQVKGWSRKKKEAIINDNWDKLKELSICRNDSHADNFKDKNPKGFDSAQPDTENKE, encoded by the coding sequence ATGAAACAATATTTTGTATATATTTTAAAATGTTCCGATGATTCCTATTATACAGGAGTTACCAATGATATTGAATTGAGATTTTCTCAGCATCAGTCGGGGAAATTTCCTGAAAGCTATACGTATAAAAGAAGACCGGTTGAGCTGGTCTTCTTTTATACGTTTAATGATATTCTTCAGGCGATAGCATTTGAAAAACAAGTGAAGGGCTGGAGTCGTAAGAAAAAAGAAGCTATTATAAATGATAATTGGGATAAGCTGAAAGAATTATCTATTTGCCGAAATGACAGCCACGCAGATAATTTTAAAGATAAAAATCCCAAAGGCTTCGACTCCGCTCAGCCTGACACTGAAAATAAAGAATAA
- a CDS encoding HD domain-containing protein, with protein sequence MKSTIDNTIAFVKEKLEGAEAGHDWFHIERVWKLAAQIAETEDCDQEVVALSALLHDIADPKFHNGDETIAPKISRAFLEEQNVPEETILKVLFVIENISFKNRDQAPVNPPVELKIVQDADRIDAIGAIGIARTFNFGGFKNNLMYHPDMKPKLGMSKEEYKKSDGTTINHFYEKLLLLKDMMNTEKGKKMAEERHDYMLNFLDQFYKEWNVD encoded by the coding sequence ATGAAAAGTACGATTGACAACACAATAGCATTTGTAAAAGAAAAATTAGAAGGAGCAGAAGCTGGACATGACTGGTTCCATATTGAAAGAGTCTGGAAACTGGCCGCTCAGATAGCTGAAACAGAAGATTGTGATCAAGAGGTAGTAGCATTATCTGCGCTTCTTCATGATATTGCAGATCCTAAATTTCATAACGGAGATGAAACTATTGCTCCCAAAATATCCAGAGCATTTCTTGAAGAGCAGAATGTTCCCGAAGAAACAATCCTGAAGGTTTTATTTGTGATTGAAAATATTTCATTTAAAAACAGAGATCAGGCTCCGGTAAATCCACCTGTTGAACTTAAAATTGTGCAGGATGCCGATCGTATTGATGCAATTGGAGCAATTGGAATTGCCAGAACGTTTAACTTCGGAGGCTTTAAGAATAACCTGATGTATCATCCAGATATGAAGCCTAAATTGGGAATGTCAAAAGAAGAATATAAAAAGTCTGATGGCACAACCATCAATCATTTCTACGAAAAATTATTGCTTCTGAAAGATATGATGAACACCGAAAAAGGAAAAAAAATGGCCGAAGAAAGACACGATTACATGCTGAATTTCCTCGACCAGTTTTATAAAGAATGGAATGTAGATTAG
- a CDS encoding polyphosphate kinase 2 family protein, with translation MDTNFSDDFKVNGKFSIKKTSTSYKGKLTKEDGEQMLIQEKEKLRELQEKLYADGSQSLLVVLQAMDAAGKDSMIEHVFGGVNPQGCNVTSFKTPSSKEYSHDFLWRHYLALPQKGMIGIFNRSHYESVLVCKVHPEYNLSEKTWSSVKDFDNKFWENRYESIRNFEKHLSQNGTTVVKIFLHVSKDEQKKRLLDRIDEQEKNWKFSAGDLPERALFDQYMEAYENAINETSKDHAPWYVLPADNKWFARVAAIQIIIDTLEKMNLKYPTLSDKDRQDLQESKKQLESE, from the coding sequence ATGGACACCAATTTCTCAGATGACTTTAAGGTAAACGGAAAATTTTCAATAAAAAAAACTTCAACATCTTATAAAGGAAAGCTCACCAAAGAAGACGGAGAGCAAATGCTGATTCAGGAGAAAGAAAAGCTTCGTGAACTGCAGGAAAAATTATATGCTGACGGAAGCCAGTCTCTACTGGTTGTATTACAGGCTATGGATGCAGCGGGAAAAGACAGCATGATAGAACATGTTTTCGGAGGAGTGAATCCGCAGGGATGCAATGTGACCAGTTTTAAAACACCGAGTTCTAAAGAATATTCCCACGATTTTTTATGGAGACATTATCTCGCGTTGCCACAGAAAGGAATGATCGGGATTTTCAATCGCTCTCATTATGAAAGTGTCCTGGTCTGCAAAGTACATCCAGAATATAATTTAAGTGAAAAAACATGGTCTTCAGTAAAAGATTTCGACAATAAATTCTGGGAAAACAGATATGAAAGTATCAGGAATTTTGAAAAACACCTTTCGCAGAACGGAACAACGGTTGTAAAGATCTTTTTACATGTTTCTAAGGATGAACAGAAAAAAAGGCTTCTGGACAGAATTGATGAGCAGGAAAAAAACTGGAAATTCTCTGCAGGAGATCTTCCGGAAAGAGCATTATTCGATCAGTATATGGAAGCTTATGAAAATGCCATCAATGAAACATCAAAAGATCATGCTCCCTGGTATGTACTGCCTGCTGACAACAAATGGTTTGCAAGAGTAGCTGCCATCCAGATCATTATTGACACCCTTGAAAAAATGAATCTTAAATATCCTACACTTTCTGATAAAGACAGACAGGATTTGCAGGAGTCTAAAAAACAATTGGAAAGCGAATAA
- a CDS encoding DUF1573 domain-containing protein produces the protein MKKLIAGIALFGTFAIASAQTITFDKTTFDYGTIKPNADGTRFFTVTNSGDKPLILSNVKPSCGCTTPEFSQDPIMPGKSAKIKVGYNTAIPGGFNKMIEVFSNDPVNSRSVIYIKGNVDANAPAPVAEAKVLTPAEQKEAAKAEKKAAKLAKKAAAK, from the coding sequence ATGAAAAAACTAATTGCAGGAATTGCACTATTCGGGACATTTGCAATTGCATCTGCACAAACGATTACATTTGATAAAACAACTTTCGATTACGGTACTATTAAGCCTAATGCTGATGGTACGAGATTCTTTACTGTAACGAATTCAGGTGATAAGCCTTTGATTCTTTCAAACGTAAAGCCTTCTTGTGGATGTACAACTCCTGAGTTCAGCCAAGATCCTATCATGCCGGGTAAATCCGCTAAGATCAAAGTTGGATACAACACTGCTATTCCTGGAGGTTTCAACAAAATGATTGAGGTTTTCTCTAACGACCCCGTAAACAGTAGAAGTGTAATCTACATTAAAGGTAATGTAGACGCTAATGCTCCTGCTCCTGTTGCTGAAGCAAAAGTATTGACTCCTGCAGAGCAGAAAGAAGCTGCTAAAGCTGAGAAAAAAGCTGCTAAACTAGCTAAAAAAGCTGCTGCAAAGTAA
- a CDS encoding alpha/beta hydrolase family protein, whose protein sequence is MEKLILTTEDHISLAVHLFKPERSNGKLLLINSATGVKQQVYFSFASYFSEQGFTVITYDYRGIGLSKPKDMRGFHGSMRLWGSKDYKALTQYIKTNFKDHKKYCLGHSVGALILGMNEDSVIFEEFVFVGTQNAFVGNLKWRTKIEAYFGFGIVQPLTTSLLGYFPAHWFGLGESLPKNCAYDWRTLILNKKSTNRLLEKIDDFSKKLTQKVFVIRAEDDVWLTEKGVLSLLNNTYPNLKPTYRLVAVSESDKKEIGHVNFFRSYNSKLWDIILNELIDK, encoded by the coding sequence ATGGAAAAACTAATATTGACCACGGAAGACCATATTTCTCTGGCTGTCCATCTCTTTAAACCGGAAAGAAGTAATGGGAAACTATTGCTGATCAATTCAGCAACAGGAGTAAAGCAGCAGGTGTATTTTTCTTTTGCCAGCTATTTTTCTGAACAGGGATTTACAGTGATTACTTATGATTACAGGGGAATAGGACTTTCCAAGCCGAAAGATATGAGAGGATTTCATGGTTCTATGAGATTGTGGGGCTCAAAGGATTATAAAGCTTTAACCCAATATATCAAAACGAATTTTAAAGACCACAAAAAGTATTGCTTAGGGCATTCTGTAGGCGCTTTAATTCTGGGGATGAATGAAGACTCTGTAATTTTTGAAGAATTTGTTTTTGTGGGAACACAAAATGCTTTTGTTGGTAATCTGAAATGGAGAACAAAAATTGAAGCATACTTTGGCTTTGGAATTGTTCAGCCATTAACCACTTCATTATTAGGATATTTTCCGGCACATTGGTTTGGACTGGGAGAAAGTCTTCCAAAAAATTGCGCATATGACTGGAGAACCTTAATTTTAAACAAGAAATCAACCAACAGACTGTTGGAAAAAATTGATGACTTTTCTAAAAAATTGACACAGAAAGTATTTGTAATCCGTGCGGAAGATGATGTCTGGCTGACAGAAAAAGGAGTTTTAAGCTTATTGAATAATACTTATCCTAATCTTAAACCAACTTACAGATTGGTCGCTGTTTCAGAATCTGATAAAAAGGAAATCGGACATGTCAATTTTTTTAGAAGTTACAACAGTAAACTCTGGGATATTATTTTAAATGAACTGATAGATAAATGA
- a CDS encoding valine--tRNA ligase, translating into MQISEKYNPQETEQKWYNYWLENKYFHSEPNDKPPYTVVIPPPNVTGILHMGHMLNNTIQDVLVRRARMRGFNACWIPGTDHASIATEAKVVAKLKSEGINKSDITREEFLNHAWDWTNKYGGTILEQLKKLGCSCDWDRTRFTMEDKLSQQVIKSFVDLYSKGLIYRGYRMVNWDPEAKTNISDEEVIFKEQNGKLYFLKYKIEGSEEFLSVATTRPETIFGDTAVCINPNDERYAHLKGKNVIVPIVDRVIPIIEDEYVDIEFGTGALKITPAHDINDYEIGQKHQLKMIDALDDDGNLNEHGLHYAGKNRFDVRKQIAKELEEKDLLLKAEDYVNKVGTSERTGAVIEPKVSVQWFLKMSEIAKPALDVVMDDEVKFYPEKFKNTYKHWMENIRDWNISRQLWWGQQIPAYYYGEGENDFVVAETKVEALELAKQKTGNSDLTAENLRQDDDALDTWFSSWLWPMSVFDGLLDPENKDINYYYPTSDLVTGPDIIFFWVARMIMAGLEYRKEVPFKNVYFTGIVRDKQRRKMSKSLGNSPDPIELMEKYGADGVRVGILLSSAAGNDLLFDEDLMLQGRNFMTKIWSAFRLINMWNHEDKPTVATDNQAIEWFENKLNKTIVEINDQFEKFRISDALHLIYKLIWDDFCGWYLEAIKPNYGEGISKEVYDKTIYFFEELMKLLHPFMPFQSEEIWQLISERSIDEALVIAQQKNADSFSEEVIKNFEITAELISGVRNYRQTKGISPREAVEVYTNASEFANEAVVRKLANVSEIHFGQKTDKPSFTFLVGATEVSIPLSENLDLGEEKAKTEEELKYLKGFLISVDKKLSNEKFVANAKPEIVEVERKKQKDAQDKIAILEEKLKSL; encoded by the coding sequence ATGCAGATTTCAGAAAAGTACAATCCACAGGAAACAGAACAGAAATGGTACAATTACTGGTTGGAAAATAAATATTTCCACTCAGAACCTAATGACAAACCACCATATACCGTGGTCATTCCTCCTCCAAACGTGACGGGGATATTACACATGGGACATATGTTGAACAATACCATTCAAGATGTTCTGGTCCGTCGTGCAAGAATGCGCGGGTTTAATGCTTGTTGGATTCCGGGAACAGATCACGCTTCAATTGCTACTGAAGCTAAAGTTGTTGCTAAATTGAAGTCTGAAGGAATCAATAAGTCAGATATTACCCGTGAAGAGTTTTTAAACCACGCATGGGACTGGACCAATAAATATGGCGGAACTATTCTTGAACAGCTGAAAAAGCTGGGATGTTCTTGCGACTGGGACAGAACCCGTTTTACTATGGAAGATAAACTTTCTCAGCAGGTTATCAAAAGTTTCGTAGACCTTTATAGTAAAGGATTGATCTACAGAGGATACAGAATGGTCAACTGGGATCCTGAAGCAAAGACCAATATTTCTGACGAAGAAGTAATATTTAAAGAGCAGAACGGAAAGCTTTATTTCCTTAAATATAAGATTGAGGGTTCAGAAGAGTTCCTTTCAGTAGCTACTACACGTCCTGAAACTATTTTTGGGGATACAGCAGTATGTATCAACCCGAATGATGAAAGATATGCTCACCTGAAAGGTAAAAATGTAATTGTACCAATTGTTGACAGAGTAATCCCAATTATTGAAGATGAATATGTTGACATTGAATTCGGAACAGGAGCTTTGAAAATTACACCGGCACATGATATTAATGACTACGAAATCGGACAGAAACATCAGTTGAAAATGATTGATGCACTGGATGATGACGGAAACCTTAATGAGCATGGATTACATTATGCAGGAAAAAACAGATTTGATGTAAGAAAGCAGATCGCTAAAGAACTTGAAGAAAAAGATCTTTTGCTGAAAGCTGAAGACTATGTTAATAAAGTAGGAACTTCAGAAAGAACAGGTGCTGTTATTGAACCTAAGGTTTCAGTACAATGGTTCCTTAAAATGTCTGAAATTGCTAAGCCTGCTTTGGATGTAGTAATGGATGATGAGGTTAAGTTCTATCCTGAGAAGTTTAAAAATACCTACAAGCACTGGATGGAAAACATCCGTGACTGGAATATTTCCCGACAGCTTTGGTGGGGACAGCAAATTCCTGCTTATTACTATGGAGAAGGAGAAAATGATTTCGTAGTAGCAGAAACTAAAGTTGAAGCTTTAGAACTGGCGAAACAAAAAACAGGAAATTCAGATCTGACAGCAGAAAACCTTAGACAAGATGACGATGCATTAGACACATGGTTCTCATCATGGTTATGGCCAATGTCTGTCTTTGACGGATTGCTTGATCCTGAAAATAAAGATATCAACTACTATTATCCAACGTCTGATCTGGTAACAGGTCCGGATATTATTTTCTTCTGGGTAGCTAGAATGATTATGGCCGGATTGGAATACAGAAAAGAAGTTCCGTTTAAAAATGTTTATTTTACAGGAATTGTAAGAGATAAACAGAGAAGAAAGATGTCAAAATCTTTAGGAAACTCTCCAGATCCTATTGAATTAATGGAAAAATATGGTGCTGATGGTGTACGCGTAGGAATTCTATTGAGTTCTGCAGCAGGAAATGACCTTCTTTTTGATGAAGACTTAATGCTTCAGGGAAGAAACTTTATGACCAAAATCTGGAGTGCATTCCGTTTGATCAATATGTGGAATCATGAAGATAAACCAACCGTTGCTACAGATAATCAGGCTATTGAATGGTTTGAAAATAAACTGAACAAAACAATCGTTGAAATTAATGATCAGTTTGAGAAGTTCAGAATTTCTGATGCGCTGCATTTGATCTATAAATTAATTTGGGATGATTTTTGTGGTTGGTATCTTGAAGCCATCAAGCCTAACTATGGAGAGGGAATTTCTAAAGAAGTTTATGATAAAACCATTTATTTCTTTGAAGAATTGATGAAGCTGCTTCATCCGTTCATGCCATTCCAGTCTGAAGAAATCTGGCAGTTGATTTCTGAAAGAAGTATTGATGAAGCGCTTGTTATTGCTCAGCAGAAGAATGCAGATAGCTTTAGTGAAGAAGTTATTAAAAACTTTGAAATTACAGCTGAATTGATTTCTGGAGTTAGAAACTACCGTCAGACAAAAGGAATTTCACCAAGAGAGGCTGTGGAGGTTTATACCAATGCATCTGAATTTGCCAATGAAGCTGTAGTAAGAAAACTGGCTAATGTTTCTGAAATCCATTTTGGACAGAAAACAGATAAGCCTAGCTTTACTTTTCTGGTAGGAGCGACTGAAGTTTCTATTCCTTTAAGTGAAAACTTAGATTTAGGAGAAGAAAAAGCAAAAACTGAAGAAGAATTGAAATATTTAAAAGGATTTTTAATTTCAGTAGATAAAAAACTTTCTAATGAGAAGTTTGTTGCCAATGCTAAACCTGAAATTGTAGAAGTAGAGCGTAAGAAGCAGAAAGATGCTCAGGATAAAATTGCGATCCTTGAAGAGAAACTGAAAAGTTTGTAA
- a CDS encoding ribokinase — protein MNFSSEQPRIIVVGSSSIDLVLETEKLPSPNETVLAVKSDSYFGGKGANQSVGTARLGASVYFIGCVGMDPLGQQIMRNLVSENVNVGFVHETDKEATGTAYVTTSHGNAAIVVVPAANKYLSKSHIDEADKYFNTADLVLVQLEVSMEVVEHTVKKAKKYGKKVGLYASPAMRVNEEILEKVDFIVAKSNELYTIFGEEKREEVLKKYFNKVFVRDDTNSTIYFDGTEMKYYRNDKDEKVYKMGMGDAFTSGFAIALCHGNSIEECVKFGNEVSSRVSGGKGSQTGLPRMSDFFS, from the coding sequence ATGAATTTCTCATCAGAACAACCCCGAATTATTGTTGTGGGCAGCTCATCCATAGATTTGGTTCTTGAAACCGAAAAACTTCCTTCACCCAATGAAACGGTTTTGGCTGTTAAGTCAGATAGCTATTTTGGGGGTAAAGGAGCCAATCAGTCGGTAGGTACTGCCAGGCTGGGTGCAAGTGTGTACTTTATAGGATGTGTGGGAATGGATCCACTTGGTCAGCAGATTATGAGAAATCTGGTAAGTGAAAATGTAAATGTAGGTTTTGTACATGAAACAGATAAAGAGGCTACAGGAACAGCTTATGTGACTACTTCTCATGGCAATGCAGCTATTGTTGTTGTGCCGGCAGCCAATAAATATCTCAGCAAATCACATATAGACGAAGCAGATAAGTATTTTAATACTGCAGATCTTGTATTGGTACAGCTTGAAGTTTCTATGGAGGTGGTAGAGCATACCGTCAAAAAAGCCAAGAAATATGGTAAGAAAGTTGGCCTATATGCTTCTCCTGCAATGAGAGTCAATGAAGAAATTTTAGAAAAGGTTGATTTTATTGTAGCTAAAAGCAACGAGTTATACACCATTTTCGGAGAAGAAAAGAGGGAAGAGGTCCTTAAGAAATATTTCAATAAAGTTTTTGTAAGAGATGATACCAACTCAACCATTTATTTTGATGGGACAGAGATGAAATATTATAGAAACGACAAAGACGAGAAAGTTTATAAAATGGGAATGGGTGATGCATTTACCTCAGGATTTGCTATCGCGCTTTGCCATGGAAACTCTATCGAAGAATGTGTGAAATTTGGAAATGAAGTTTCATCAAGAGTTTCAGGAGGTAAAGGTTCTCAGACAGGGCTGCCAAGAATGTCAGACTTCTTTTCTTAA
- a CDS encoding outer membrane beta-barrel protein, whose product MKKILSALAFFSIASFYAQVKFEKGYIINQNNVKKEVLIKNKGWVSNPDNFVFKTDENSVEDKGIPSTIKEFGIYNDAKYVSYTGDIDYSSDDISSFSHTNEPKFVKSSLFLKELVGGNKKLYTYKGHITRYFYSESDSVIHPLIYKKYFFNGNSSQVATNDQYLDQLKAIFSDNSDIQTLVNRTQYTATSLTKIFKAYNSKNSDGSTTNQTNDQNFTENKKQVKFNLNIRPGINFYAPLKLEESYPNPGFSSKSNFRIGLEAELILPFNKNKWSIILEPTYSQYTNKRTTISTDDNLYNITMDSYSSINIPVGIRYSMFLNDKSKIFVNATINVFNIRASSPSSIDVDYDGAVFDKIALASSQSFRGSSLGAGFNYNNKFSIEARFNNRTNIMYKDLPHADLKSFSLILGYNIF is encoded by the coding sequence ATGAAAAAAATACTTTCAGCGCTCGCTTTCTTTAGTATAGCTTCATTTTACGCTCAAGTCAAATTCGAAAAAGGATATATTATAAACCAAAATAACGTAAAAAAAGAGGTTCTTATTAAAAATAAAGGCTGGGTAAGCAATCCTGATAACTTTGTTTTTAAAACAGATGAAAACTCAGTTGAAGATAAGGGAATACCATCTACCATTAAAGAATTCGGAATATACAATGATGCCAAATACGTTAGTTATACTGGTGATATCGACTACTCATCAGATGATATTTCCAGTTTTTCCCATACCAATGAGCCTAAGTTTGTAAAAAGTTCATTATTCCTGAAGGAGCTTGTTGGCGGAAATAAAAAACTATATACTTATAAAGGCCATATTACAAGGTACTTTTATTCTGAATCAGATTCTGTCATTCATCCATTAATTTATAAAAAATATTTTTTTAATGGGAATAGTTCACAGGTTGCTACCAATGATCAATATCTTGATCAGTTAAAAGCTATTTTTTCTGATAACAGTGATATCCAGACATTAGTAAACAGAACACAATATACAGCCACCAGCTTAACAAAAATATTCAAGGCTTATAATAGTAAAAATTCTGATGGTTCAACTACTAATCAAACCAATGATCAGAATTTTACAGAAAATAAAAAACAGGTAAAATTCAACCTTAATATCAGGCCAGGAATTAATTTTTATGCACCGCTAAAATTAGAAGAATCTTACCCTAACCCTGGCTTTTCTTCAAAATCAAATTTCAGAATAGGCCTAGAAGCTGAATTGATATTACCATTTAATAAAAATAAATGGTCTATCATTCTTGAGCCTACATACTCACAGTATACCAATAAAAGAACAACTATTTCAACAGATGACAATCTGTATAATATTACAATGGATAGCTATTCTTCTATTAATATTCCAGTAGGGATAAGATATTCTATGTTTTTGAATGATAAGTCAAAAATCTTTGTTAATGCCACGATCAATGTTTTCAACATAAGAGCAAGCTCACCATCTTCAATAGATGTTGATTATGATGGAGCTGTATTTGATAAGATAGCTCTTGCTTCTAGTCAAAGTTTCAGGGGTTCCTCTCTTGGTGCAGGATTTAATTACAATAATAAATTTAGTATAGAAGCAAGATTTAATAATCGTACCAACATTATGTATAAGGATCTTCCTCATGCGGATCTTAAATCTTTTTCTTTAATCCTAGGATATAATATTTTCTAA
- a CDS encoding DUF4241 domain-containing protein, producing the protein MTHIENIEKLFSKDFVENPLLESFEAGKIYLSSGKLVACDPLITNDMLPFTTEFPKGDFSVIVHKERNSNCVAYAEIIFNNSEIKEWKLATTAGQNIKDLAKEEIFGYPVESGMGCFMDVDTQNSLNELEQRLFQNKGGDFMGIYEEFFHEYFFDENGAIDQYAFLKPAKEHPGTIFAFETGYGEGFYASYIAYDQDQLPVKIITEFIEIS; encoded by the coding sequence ATGACACATATAGAAAACATAGAAAAACTATTCTCGAAGGATTTTGTAGAAAATCCATTGTTAGAAAGTTTTGAAGCAGGGAAGATTTATCTTTCCAGTGGAAAGCTGGTTGCCTGCGATCCATTGATCACCAATGATATGCTTCCTTTCACTACAGAATTTCCGAAGGGGGATTTTTCTGTGATCGTGCACAAAGAAAGAAACAGTAACTGTGTGGCTTATGCTGAAATCATATTCAATAATTCTGAAATTAAAGAATGGAAACTGGCAACCACAGCAGGGCAGAATATAAAAGATCTGGCCAAAGAAGAAATCTTTGGTTATCCTGTAGAAAGCGGGATGGGATGTTTCATGGATGTTGATACTCAAAACAGTCTCAACGAGCTTGAACAGAGATTATTCCAGAATAAAGGCGGAGATTTTATGGGAATCTATGAAGAATTTTTCCATGAATATTTCTTTGATGAAAATGGTGCTATTGACCAATATGCCTTCCTGAAACCTGCAAAAGAACATCCCGGAACTATATTTGCTTTTGAAACTGGATATGGAGAAGGATTTTATGCCAGTTATATAGCCTATGATCAAGATCAACTGCCTGTGAAAATAATTACTGAATTTATAGAAATAAGTTAA
- a CDS encoding RNA polymerase sigma factor, with protein sequence MDSREKEFAKLIKDNQGLIIKVSRLYTNSLEDEEDLFQEIVLQLWRSYDSFKGNSKISTWMYRVALNTAITLFRKKSKSLPTNELDINHKDFVEDDDDKQQQVSLLYTVIKTLPNVERAIVMMYLDDLPYKDIAENLGITEVNARVKMNRLKKTLKEQMEKYA encoded by the coding sequence ATGGATTCCAGAGAAAAAGAATTTGCGAAGCTTATCAAGGATAATCAGGGTCTGATTATCAAAGTATCGCGCCTGTATACCAATTCTCTGGAAGATGAAGAAGATCTTTTCCAGGAAATTGTTTTACAGCTTTGGAGAAGTTATGATTCCTTTAAAGGAAATTCCAAGATTTCCACATGGATGTATCGCGTAGCGCTCAATACAGCCATTACCCTCTTTAGAAAAAAAAGCAAAAGTCTTCCTACGAATGAGCTGGACATCAACCACAAGGATTTTGTGGAAGATGACGATGACAAACAGCAGCAGGTATCACTTTTGTATACTGTAATCAAGACTCTTCCTAATGTAGAAAGAGCCATTGTCATGATGTATCTTGACGATCTGCCTTACAAGGATATTGCAGAAAACCTCGGTATCACTGAAGTCAATGCACGTGTGAAAATGAACAGATTAAAGAAAACCCTTAAAGAACAGATGGAAAAATATGCCTGA
- a CDS encoding beta-carotene 15,15'-monooxygenase, with translation MPEFDLDSLKKTWQEQPVQPKYDDKEILQMLNRKSRNYIKYIFWISVVEFLFFSVLGLFYLFPEEESDSFRKMLERLGAQEAPEVENNFGHAYLAIKILSLLITAYFVLKFYQNYRRIKIEENLKGLITRIIKFKTTVNAFILISIVLLLIFTFVLTAFIFYTLNSQNIQPSGSNLTIIIVGIIVSTLLGISMIWLYYRLVYGTIIKKLDKNLKQLKEIDSQES, from the coding sequence ATGCCTGAATTTGATCTAGATAGTTTAAAAAAAACATGGCAGGAACAGCCTGTACAGCCTAAATATGACGACAAGGAGATTCTCCAGATGTTGAATAGAAAGTCACGTAATTACATCAAATATATTTTCTGGATCAGCGTTGTGGAATTTTTATTCTTTTCCGTATTAGGTCTGTTTTATCTTTTCCCGGAAGAAGAATCAGACAGTTTCCGTAAAATGCTGGAAAGACTAGGTGCCCAGGAAGCTCCGGAAGTAGAAAACAACTTCGGTCATGCTTATTTAGCTATAAAGATCTTAAGTCTATTGATTACAGCCTATTTTGTATTGAAATTCTATCAGAATTACAGAAGAATCAAGATTGAGGAAAATCTGAAGGGGCTTATCACCAGAATTATTAAATTCAAAACAACAGTGAATGCTTTTATCCTGATCAGCATTGTATTATTGCTGATATTCACGTTTGTATTAACCGCGTTCATATTTTACACTTTAAATTCTCAGAATATACAGCCTAGCGGCTCGAATCTTACCATCATTATCGTAGGAATTATTGTCAGTACTTTATTAGGCATATCTATGATCTGGCTTTATTACAGACTGGTATATGGTACAATTATTAAAAAGCTTGATAAAAATTTAAAACAGCTTAAAGAAATTGATTCTCAGGAAAGTTAA